Proteins encoded by one window of Cloeon dipterum chromosome 2, ieCloDipt1.1, whole genome shotgun sequence:
- the LOC135937742 gene encoding uncharacterized protein LOC135937742: MLAKFIIVAAAIVSWTDALQGAFYDLWEGFPAGVEPSCSGTSFPGFWREDEAANHQFTEGGKVAIPEQLGTFACMRAPAMEIQSDYRFGIKFFVPEKNFAGSDNLMLLVNFVVEGTTNYITLPILQSQTSIGWNTIYRNVPSSLEFGSKRYLVEIVSPNDKPDFTAVRWFGVSNEKLPPVTTTTTTTTTTTTTTTTPTTTRRVGCRSSWNKS; encoded by the exons ATGCTTGCCAAGTTCATCATTGTAGCTGCCGCCATTGTCAGCTGGACAGATGCTCTACAGGGAGCTTTCTACGACTTGTGGGAAGGCTTCCCTGCAGGAGTAGAACCTTCCTGCTCTGGGACATCATTCCCTGGCTTCTGGAGAGAGGATGAGGCTGCTAATCACCAATTTACGGAAGGAGGAAAAGTCGCCATCCCTGAGCAGCTCGGAACGTTCGCTTGTATGCGAGCGCCGGCCATGGAAATCCAGAGTGATTACCGATTCGGCATCAAATTTTTCGTCCCGGAGAAAAACTTTGCTGGCAGTGATAACCTGATGCTATTGGTCAACTTCGTCGTGGAAGGGACTACAAACTACATAACGCTGCCCATCTTACAAAGTCAAACTTCCATTGGCTGGAACACAATTTATCGTAACGTGCCTAGTAGCTTGGAATTTGGATCCAAACGGTACCTG GTTGAAATTGTTTCACCAAACGACAAGCCGGACTTCACCGCAGTGCGATGGTTCGGCGTATCTAATGAGAAGCTTCCACCAGTGACTACAACAACTACGACGACCactacaacaacaacaacgacCACCACTCCAACCACAACTAGGAGAGTAGGCTGCCGCAGTAGCTGGAACAAAAGCTGA